A section of the Bacteroidales bacterium genome encodes:
- the porU gene encoding type IX secretion system sortase PorU, producing MKNVFWGVLLCFVTFLNLYGENNSGSVLSSGEWYKIHITRDGIYQITYAELRNLGLSNPADVRIYGSEGAMLPETVDARFSDDLKEVPILMVTKNNGVFTDGDYILFYGQGPVVWKYNHDQQAFEHELHLWDNQSCYFITSQPGGKRIRKEESSSLPANYQVTSFDEHLFHEQELNNVINSGRFWYGEYFRSPLNHYFSFSVPDIDLNQPVSVNIDFLARSSSRSYLEVRHNNQQITNQALPVYGQEYAVASSFTASLQPASGQVSIELILNQNGNSLAEGWLNFLRLHVRRKLNLSQPPLFFRDIRSVEENRVSEFSITGSNSNTVVWDVTDMHDIREMNTSLSGNTLSFVTATGHLREFVAFNLTDGLMKPSFSGQNHIENQNLHAIDADMVIVSHPDFISASEELANLHRENDGLSVHVATTEQVYHEFSSGKQDPAAIRNFMKTVYEKSGKLKYLLLMGDGSFDNKSNQIKNGRATSNTNYVVTYQSVESAHTIRSYVSDDYFGILGDGEDILGGSLKIGIGRLPVQTSEEAQDAVNKIRKYMEHEISSDWPNIMGLLADDDDGNIHMSQSDSIAVYVTDYEPQYTIEKLYFDAFQQIPTADGHRYPEVTERLESLLNKSCFLINYIGHGNATGLSEERVVNSTSIDQWKNKIYPLFVVATCEFGRYDDQRTTAGEKLILNPNGGGIALLTSTRLVYSSQNFQFNKSFFRALFSEPFDENPYRLGDLIRLSKNASGTSINKLCFTLLGDPALKLPVPSNNIRTVSINGKAVDEPLDTLKANNKITIKAEVINKNGQRLDSFNGIVHISLFDKPREKYTLNNDGNTQPMKFETQTSLLYKGKATVRYGEFEASFIIPRDINYQFGHGKISYFAYSESDIASGAFNQITIGGSGDPIDDTSGPEIRLFMNDTLFRNGGITDQNPVLIALLKDESGINTSGEGIGHDITAVLSHDPSKIYTLNPYYEAELDDYRKGMVVYHFSDLPVGEYELIFNAWDVVNNASQASIRFRVTRSGVLHISNLYNYPNPFSDFTYIYFEHNFPEEAVEVEMQVFDINGKRLSTTKQSLFSEGYTSGQLRWNGYDANGNRMNSGIYPYRIILRTKTGQEVLKSSKIVLIRQ from the coding sequence TTGAAGAACGTTTTCTGGGGCGTATTGTTGTGCTTTGTCACTTTTTTAAATCTTTATGGTGAAAATAACTCCGGATCGGTATTATCATCAGGGGAGTGGTACAAAATACATATTACCCGGGATGGTATCTACCAGATTACTTATGCTGAATTACGGAACCTGGGATTAAGCAATCCCGCCGACGTACGGATATATGGGTCAGAAGGCGCTATGCTCCCGGAAACTGTTGATGCCCGTTTTTCCGATGATTTGAAAGAAGTTCCCATTTTGATGGTGACAAAGAATAATGGTGTTTTCACAGACGGCGATTATATTCTTTTTTACGGGCAGGGTCCGGTTGTATGGAAATACAATCATGACCAACAAGCCTTTGAACACGAGCTCCATTTGTGGGACAACCAATCCTGTTACTTTATTACATCCCAGCCAGGCGGGAAACGCATAAGAAAAGAAGAATCATCCTCTCTTCCTGCCAACTATCAGGTTACATCTTTCGATGAACATTTGTTTCATGAACAGGAACTCAATAATGTCATTAATTCAGGAAGGTTCTGGTATGGAGAATATTTCCGTTCGCCACTAAACCATTATTTTTCTTTCTCCGTACCCGACATCGACCTCAACCAGCCTGTTTCCGTTAATATCGATTTTCTTGCCCGGAGCTCGTCAAGAAGTTATCTGGAGGTCCGTCACAACAACCAACAAATAACCAATCAGGCATTACCAGTTTACGGACAGGAATATGCGGTAGCGTCATCTTTTACAGCCTCCCTACAACCGGCATCCGGACAGGTTTCTATTGAATTAATCCTGAACCAGAATGGTAATTCGCTGGCAGAAGGATGGTTGAATTTCCTGCGTCTTCATGTACGACGAAAACTGAATTTATCCCAACCACCTCTTTTTTTCAGGGATATCCGTTCTGTAGAGGAAAACCGGGTTTCTGAGTTCAGTATTACCGGAAGTAACTCAAATACGGTTGTCTGGGATGTCACAGACATGCATGACATACGGGAAATGAACACATCATTATCCGGAAACACATTAAGTTTTGTTACGGCAACCGGCCATTTGCGTGAATTTGTTGCATTTAACCTGACTGATGGATTAATGAAACCATCTTTTTCCGGACAAAACCACATCGAAAATCAAAATCTACATGCTATCGATGCAGATATGGTCATTGTTTCCCATCCCGATTTTATAAGCGCCTCGGAAGAACTTGCCAACCTGCATCGTGAAAATGACGGACTATCTGTTCATGTTGCGACAACAGAACAGGTGTATCATGAATTTTCTTCCGGGAAGCAGGATCCGGCAGCCATTCGAAACTTCATGAAAACCGTATATGAAAAATCCGGTAAGCTAAAATACCTGTTATTGATGGGAGATGGTTCATTCGATAACAAATCAAATCAGATTAAGAATGGACGGGCAACCAGTAACACGAATTATGTGGTTACATACCAATCTGTAGAATCCGCACATACCATCCGTTCCTATGTTTCCGACGATTATTTCGGAATACTGGGCGATGGGGAAGATATTCTGGGAGGAAGCCTGAAAATAGGGATCGGCAGACTCCCCGTCCAGACTTCCGAAGAGGCGCAGGACGCTGTCAACAAAATCCGGAAATATATGGAACATGAGATTTCCAGTGACTGGCCCAACATTATGGGATTGCTGGCCGATGATGATGACGGAAATATACATATGTCCCAATCAGATAGTATTGCGGTATATGTAACCGATTATGAACCGCAGTATACCATTGAAAAATTATATTTTGATGCTTTCCAACAAATCCCCACGGCTGACGGACATCGTTACCCGGAAGTAACAGAACGTTTGGAAAGCCTGCTCAATAAAAGTTGTTTCCTTATCAATTACATTGGACATGGAAATGCTACCGGATTATCTGAAGAGCGGGTAGTTAATTCAACAAGTATCGACCAGTGGAAAAATAAGATCTATCCGCTATTTGTTGTGGCGACATGCGAATTCGGTCGTTATGATGACCAGAGAACCACTGCAGGAGAAAAGCTGATACTGAACCCTAATGGTGGAGGGATTGCATTATTGACCAGTACTCGCCTGGTATATTCCAGCCAGAATTTCCAGTTCAACAAAAGTTTCTTCCGCGCCCTGTTTTCAGAACCATTTGATGAGAATCCATACAGATTAGGAGATCTTATCCGGTTGAGCAAAAATGCATCCGGAACGAGTATCAACAAATTATGTTTTACACTGTTGGGTGACCCGGCCCTAAAGTTACCCGTTCCTTCCAACAACATCCGGACTGTTTCCATTAATGGGAAAGCAGTTGATGAGCCTTTAGATACCTTGAAAGCTAACAACAAAATAACCATCAAAGCTGAAGTCATCAATAAAAACGGACAAAGGTTGGATTCTTTCAATGGTATTGTACACATTTCATTGTTTGACAAGCCACGGGAAAAATATACCCTAAATAATGACGGGAATACCCAACCCATGAAATTCGAGACTCAAACATCTTTATTGTATAAGGGTAAAGCAACTGTCCGGTATGGTGAATTCGAGGCATCTTTCATCATACCCCGTGATATCAACTACCAATTTGGACATGGAAAAATAAGCTATTTCGCTTATTCCGAATCGGATATTGCATCAGGAGCATTTAACCAAATTACTATTGGTGGCTCCGGAGATCCAATCGACGACACATCAGGTCCGGAAATCCGGTTATTCATGAATGACACTCTTTTCAGGAACGGAGGTATCACCGATCAAAATCCGGTACTTATCGCTTTGCTTAAGGACGAATCCGGTATCAATACTTCCGGAGAAGGTATCGGCCATGATATTACCGCTGTACTCAGTCATGATCCATCAAAAATTTATACTTTAAATCCTTATTACGAGGCCGAACTGGATGATTATCGCAAAGGAATGGTAGTATATCACTTTTCGGATCTTCCTGTGGGCGAATATGAATTGATATTCAATGCCTGGGATGTGGTAAATAACGCCTCACAAGCAAGTATCCGGTTCCGTGTTACCCGATCTGGTGTTTTGCATATCAGCAACTTATATAATTACCCTAACCCCTTTTCCGACTTCACCTATATCTACTTTGAACATAACTTCCCAGAAGAAGCTGTTGAAGTGGAAATGCAGGTGTTCGACATCAACGGAAAGCGATTATCTACCACCAAACAATCTTTATTTTCTGAAGGCTACACATCCGGACAGCTACGATGGAATGGCTATGATGCCAATGGAAACAGAATGAACAGTGGCATTTATCCGTACCGGATCATTCTTCGCACAAAGACAGGACAGGAAGTACTGAAAAGTTCAAAAATAGTATTGATCCGACAATAA
- a CDS encoding PorP/SprF family type IX secretion system membrane protein, whose product MIVKQSKGDNLKTGVFVVVLQCFLCFSTSGQDAVFSQFMFDALSVNPGLAGINDYIKVSGGFRDQWPLMDHAYVSYFASYDQKIPSINSGIGAQVFRDVAGGIYSRTSVEIYYNYQFKISNQITLSPGLQMSVVQRAMNGSGLTLPDDNPYSGTASSEYLSDYSSVFPDFGVGVVANFSDRYSMGVAAHHLNGPIETLSEVNKKRTPLSLSAHFISYFPLRFGKFNKQKIVFSPGFYFRQQQYQNIFSLGLNVAYEPVFMGVWMRTASGFTPESATFLVGLEQINYRIVYNYDYKLSHQKGEFPGTGAHEITLVWKIHPKKKMKTIKCSKYSL is encoded by the coding sequence ATGATCGTTAAACAAAGTAAAGGTGATAATTTGAAGACCGGTGTTTTCGTGGTAGTCTTACAATGTTTCCTGTGTTTTTCAACATCCGGACAGGATGCAGTTTTTTCACAGTTTATGTTTGACGCATTATCTGTAAATCCCGGGCTTGCAGGAATCAATGATTACATCAAGGTTTCCGGTGGATTCCGGGATCAATGGCCTTTGATGGATCATGCCTATGTTTCTTATTTTGCTTCGTATGATCAAAAAATACCATCGATTAATAGTGGAATAGGTGCGCAGGTATTCCGGGATGTGGCAGGAGGTATATATTCACGGACATCTGTGGAAATTTACTATAATTATCAGTTTAAAATATCAAATCAGATCACATTGTCTCCCGGGTTGCAGATGTCGGTGGTACAGCGGGCCATGAACGGATCAGGATTAACTCTTCCGGATGACAATCCGTATTCAGGAACCGCTTCTTCGGAATATCTGTCGGATTATTCTTCTGTTTTTCCTGATTTTGGAGTTGGGGTAGTGGCTAATTTTTCCGATAGGTATAGCATGGGAGTGGCAGCCCATCATTTGAATGGTCCGATTGAAACACTTTCTGAAGTAAATAAGAAACGTACACCTTTAAGTCTTAGTGCACATTTTATTTCCTATTTTCCATTACGGTTTGGAAAATTTAACAAGCAAAAAATAGTTTTTTCTCCGGGATTTTATTTCCGGCAACAACAATATCAAAATATTTTTTCATTAGGATTAAATGTTGCATATGAGCCTGTTTTTATGGGAGTTTGGATGAGAACAGCATCTGGTTTTACGCCCGAATCAGCAACTTTTTTGGTTGGATTGGAACAAATTAATTATAGAATCGTATACAATTATGATTATAAGTTGTCTCATCAGAAAGGAGAATTTCCCGGAACAGGGGCACATGAAATCACTTTGGTATGGAAAATTCATCCAAAGAAGAAAATGAAAACAATAAAATGCTCAAAATACAGTTTGTAA
- a CDS encoding dicarboxylate/amino acid:cation symporter, which translates to MNIFRKKIKIGLLPKVIIAIILGMLFGMAFSESRMNLPGLVRVFVTFSSIFSSFLGFSIPLIILGLVAPGIADLGKNAGRLLAITALIAYGSTIFSGFFTYFSCNAVFPYLIAPEPELLNVDDPESTLLTPFFTIEMPPVFGVMTALILAFILGIGIAINKGETLKNALTEFKSIVELVISAVIIPLLPIYIFGIFLNMTYSGTVFSIIGVFGKVIGIIFILHILLLLIQYIIAGAVVKRNPLRLLYTMLPAYMTALGTSSSAATIPVTLAQTRKNGVREDIADFCIPLCATIHLAGSTMKIVAMSLAICILVGIPHDLSLYTAFILMLGVVMIAAPGVPGGAIMAATGVLQSMLGFDNEAIGLIIALYIAIDSFGTACNVTGDGAIALVVDKIAGKQNK; encoded by the coding sequence ATGAATATATTTAGGAAAAAAATAAAAATAGGGTTATTACCTAAGGTGATAATTGCCATTATCCTGGGTATGCTATTCGGAATGGCTTTTTCGGAAAGCCGGATGAACCTGCCGGGCCTGGTAAGGGTTTTTGTTACTTTTAGTAGCATATTTTCCTCGTTTCTGGGATTTTCCATTCCTTTGATCATTCTCGGATTGGTTGCGCCGGGTATTGCAGATCTGGGGAAAAATGCCGGTCGGTTGTTGGCAATTACAGCATTGATCGCTTATGGGTCTACTATCTTTTCCGGATTTTTTACCTATTTTTCCTGTAATGCGGTTTTTCCTTATTTGATTGCGCCTGAGCCTGAATTATTGAATGTAGATGATCCGGAATCTACCTTGTTAACTCCTTTTTTTACGATTGAGATGCCTCCTGTATTCGGGGTGATGACAGCCTTGATCCTGGCCTTTATCCTGGGAATAGGGATTGCGATCAATAAAGGGGAAACACTTAAAAACGCACTGACGGAGTTCAAATCTATTGTAGAACTGGTTATCTCTGCAGTGATCATACCATTATTGCCCATTTATATTTTCGGTATCTTTTTAAATATGACATATTCAGGAACGGTATTTTCCATCATTGGCGTTTTTGGGAAAGTCATCGGTATCATCTTTATTTTACATATTTTGCTTTTATTGATCCAATATATCATTGCAGGAGCAGTAGTTAAAAGAAATCCTTTACGGTTATTGTATACCATGTTACCAGCCTATATGACAGCATTGGGTACATCTTCTTCTGCCGCTACCATACCTGTTACTCTGGCCCAGACGAGAAAAAACGGAGTCCGGGAAGATATTGCGGATTTCTGTATCCCGTTATGCGCTACCATACATCTGGCGGGAAGTACAATGAAAATTGTTGCCATGAGTCTGGCCATTTGTATATTGGTAGGTATTCCTCACGATTTGTCGTTGTATACAGCATTTATCCTGATGTTGGGGGTAGTAATGATTGCTGCTCCCGGTGTCCCGGGTGGTGCTATTATGGCTGCAACAGGTGTTCTCCAGTCCATGCTGGGTTTTGACAATGAAGCCATAGGACTTATTATTGCTTTATATATTGCCATTGATAGTTTCGGTACGGCTTGTAATGTGACCGGAGATGGAGCCATTGCATTGGTTGTGGATAAAATAGCGGGAAAACAAAATAAATGA
- a CDS encoding response regulator transcription factor, translating into MAKILLAEDDENLGELLKNYLNAKMLETDLFDDGEKAFEGFRKGHYDLCLLDVMMPVKDGFTLAQEIRTIDKVVPIIFLTARSMKDDVLEGFKIGADDYITKPFNMDELLFRIEAILRRVKTDAQFTPQSYTLGKYTFDIQKQLLQHGEVSHKLTTKESELLKLLCDNANQVLERNYALKTIWEDDNYFNARSMDVYITKLRKYLKDEPSVEILNVHGKGFKLVI; encoded by the coding sequence ATGGCAAAAATATTATTGGCTGAAGATGATGAAAACTTAGGTGAATTGTTAAAAAATTACCTTAATGCAAAGATGCTTGAAACTGATTTGTTTGATGATGGGGAAAAGGCATTTGAAGGATTCCGGAAAGGTCATTATGACTTATGCCTCCTGGATGTGATGATGCCTGTTAAAGACGGGTTTACTTTAGCCCAGGAAATCAGGACCATTGATAAGGTGGTTCCGATTATATTTTTAACGGCCCGGTCAATGAAAGATGACGTTCTTGAAGGTTTTAAAATAGGTGCGGATGATTATATCACCAAACCATTCAATATGGATGAATTACTTTTCCGGATTGAAGCCATACTACGGCGGGTAAAAACTGATGCCCAATTTACTCCTCAGTCATATACACTTGGGAAATATACTTTTGACATCCAAAAGCAATTATTACAGCATGGAGAAGTTTCCCATAAGTTAACTACCAAGGAATCGGAATTGCTTAAATTGCTTTGTGATAACGCGAATCAGGTACTGGAGCGGAATTACGCTTTAAAAACCATCTGGGAAGATGATAATTATTTCAACGCCAGAAGCATGGATGTATATATCACCAAATTGCGAAAGTATCTTAAAGACGAACCAAGCGTTGAAATATTGAATGTTCACGGAAAAGGTTTTAAGCTGGTCATATAA
- a CDS encoding HAMP domain-containing histidine kinase has product MKKSTLYTLVIIASVALAGLIAVQAYWINNAYTIKEQQFAQLVNTTINRIAEDVQSYDVVQVIHELNAPYPFQRNVRTQGDQKALLDSIIAGKKQLETPYPNISEEDKYAFWNNAVRDYWSPYSIVQHGFMQIQEQFGNGSASTQISGSISTIVQSPQSSPAERRAKRKLVIEETLNRIQRADYRLEDRIDGITLDYFIHMELEKSDIDQPFEYAVYEKDTKNRIYQSENFNPKKGNEQFLTTLFPFDWFESQPYYLSLYFPKRSNYLFKSIGIMSFSSVMFTLIVILAFSATVYQMIRQKKVASIRTDFVNNITHELKTPISTISLASQMLNDRSIPNESKNYDHLSSVIADESKRLSQQVEKILQMAIFDRGKIMLKFKELDMNELVNMVVKNMLIQIKNKNGKVTKNLDAVNSVAEVDEVHITNVLFNLMDNAIKYSKGRPDITISTYDADGKVCISIQDKGIGINKADQKRIFDQFYRVSTGNVHNVKGFGLGLAYVKNVIDSHQGMIQVESEPGQGTNFIITLYCKQPIS; this is encoded by the coding sequence ATGAAGAAATCCACATTGTATACATTAGTGATTATTGCATCTGTTGCACTGGCAGGTCTTATTGCCGTTCAGGCATATTGGATCAATAATGCCTATACGATTAAGGAACAGCAATTCGCACAGTTGGTCAATACTACAATTAACCGTATAGCGGAAGATGTACAATCATACGACGTTGTTCAGGTAATTCACGAATTAAATGCGCCATACCCTTTCCAGAGAAATGTGAGAACTCAGGGGGATCAAAAGGCTTTACTGGACTCCATTATTGCCGGAAAAAAGCAACTTGAAACACCATACCCAAATATTTCTGAAGAAGATAAATATGCGTTCTGGAATAATGCAGTGAGGGATTACTGGAGCCCGTACAGCATTGTACAACATGGCTTTATGCAGATTCAAGAGCAATTTGGAAATGGTTCCGCAAGCACACAGATCAGTGGGTCGATATCCACAATCGTACAGTCACCCCAGTCTTCTCCCGCTGAACGTAGGGCGAAGCGCAAATTGGTGATCGAAGAGACATTGAATAGGATACAACGGGCGGATTACCGTCTGGAAGATCGTATTGACGGGATAACATTGGATTATTTCATCCATATGGAACTGGAAAAGTCGGATATAGACCAACCCTTTGAATATGCTGTTTATGAAAAAGATACAAAAAATAGAATTTATCAGTCGGAGAATTTTAATCCTAAAAAAGGGAATGAACAATTCTTAACCACTCTTTTTCCATTTGATTGGTTTGAATCCCAACCATATTACCTGAGTCTTTATTTTCCCAAGAGAAGTAACTATCTGTTTAAGTCTATAGGGATCATGAGTTTTTCATCTGTGATGTTTACATTGATCGTTATTTTGGCATTTTCTGCTACCGTTTACCAGATGATCAGGCAGAAAAAAGTAGCCAGTATCCGTACCGATTTTGTCAATAACATCACCCATGAACTAAAAACGCCCATATCTACTATTTCCCTGGCATCACAAATGCTGAATGACAGAAGTATTCCCAATGAATCAAAAAATTACGACCACCTTTCATCAGTAATTGCCGATGAAAGTAAACGTCTGAGCCAACAAGTAGAGAAAATTCTACAGATGGCGATATTCGACCGCGGGAAAATTATGCTGAAATTTAAGGAATTGGATATGAACGAGTTGGTAAATATGGTGGTCAAGAACATGCTTATCCAGATAAAAAATAAAAACGGGAAGGTCACTAAGAATCTGGATGCGGTAAACTCCGTTGCTGAAGTGGATGAAGTGCACATAACCAATGTTTTGTTTAATCTGATGGATAATGCGATTAAATATAGTAAAGGGCGTCCTGATATTACCATATCGACCTATGACGCTGACGGAAAAGTTTGTATATCCATACAGGATAAAGGCATCGGTATCAATAAAGCAGATCAGAAAAGGATCTTTGACCAGTTTTACCGCGTATCGACCGGAAATGTGCATAATGTAAAGGGATTTGGGCTGGGGCTGGCTTATGTGAAGAATGTAATAGACAGCCACCAGGGAATGATTCAGGTGGAAAGTGAACCCGGGCAAGGGACCAATTTTATCATTACCTTGTATTGTAAACAACCAATTTCCTGA
- a CDS encoding competence/damage-inducible protein A produces MKAEIITIGDELLIGQVIDSNSAYIARELNKIGISVYQITSVSDDGEHIHTALDDASKRVRLVLITGGLGPTKDDITKAALARYAGVRLVTDGGTLRHIESIMASRHIAMNPLNKKQAEVLENCIVIPNTCGTAPGMWFEKEGIVYISMPGVPFEMKTMMQDELIPRLRQYFETDVILHRTLLVSGIPESSLALLIEQWEDHLPPYMKLAYLPSGGMIRLRLSTSGTDKAFIEREVEEAIEKLRPILGKHLLSVQDELPEELVGRLLSERGETVSTAESCTGGNIAHMLTTVSGSSQYFKGSVVAYANEVKVSLLGVVASDIEQYGAVSKIVVEQMAQNVRKLLDTDYAVATSGIAGPTGGTVEKPVGTIWVALATKSRVISKLLHFGNNRENNIQRTTTAALNMLIEQLRGD; encoded by the coding sequence ATGAAGGCAGAGATAATTACCATTGGGGATGAACTGTTGATAGGACAGGTAATAGATTCCAATTCGGCATATATTGCCCGGGAATTGAATAAAATAGGAATTAGCGTATATCAGATCACATCTGTTTCAGATGATGGGGAACATATTCATACTGCATTGGATGATGCGTCGAAGCGGGTACGCTTGGTGCTGATTACGGGTGGCTTGGGTCCAACCAAAGATGATATTACCAAAGCGGCTTTGGCCCGGTATGCGGGCGTCCGTTTAGTTACTGACGGAGGAACGCTTCGGCACATTGAATCAATAATGGCATCCCGGCATATTGCTATGAACCCTTTGAATAAAAAACAAGCGGAGGTGCTTGAAAACTGTATCGTTATACCTAACACTTGTGGCACTGCTCCCGGAATGTGGTTCGAAAAGGAGGGGATCGTATATATATCCATGCCCGGAGTTCCTTTTGAAATGAAAACCATGATGCAGGATGAGTTGATTCCCCGGTTGCGGCAATACTTTGAGACTGATGTAATTTTACACCGGACATTATTGGTTTCCGGAATTCCAGAATCTTCACTGGCATTGTTGATTGAACAATGGGAAGATCATTTGCCTCCTTACATGAAACTGGCGTATCTTCCCTCCGGAGGAATGATCCGTTTAAGATTATCCACATCCGGTACTGATAAAGCATTCATTGAAAGAGAGGTAGAGGAGGCCATTGAAAAATTGCGGCCTATCCTTGGAAAACATTTATTAAGTGTGCAAGACGAACTACCGGAAGAATTGGTTGGCCGCTTGTTGTCAGAAAGAGGGGAGACAGTATCTACTGCCGAAAGTTGTACGGGTGGTAATATCGCACATATGTTAACAACCGTTTCCGGCAGTTCACAGTATTTTAAAGGATCGGTGGTGGCGTATGCCAATGAGGTAAAAGTGAGCCTTCTAGGTGTGGTCGCGTCTGATATTGAACAATATGGAGCCGTTAGCAAAATAGTCGTAGAGCAGATGGCACAAAACGTTCGGAAACTATTGGATACTGATTATGCTGTAGCTACTTCGGGTATTGCAGGACCTACGGGAGGAACTGTGGAGAAACCCGTAGGGACTATATGGGTGGCTCTCGCAACAAAATCACGGGTGATTTCAAAGCTTCTCCATTTTGGGAACAACAGGGAGAATAATATCCAAAGGACTACCACTGCCGCTTTGAACATGTTGATAGAACAGCTACGCGGGGATTAA